Below is a genomic region from Microbacterium sp. LWO12-1.2.
GAAGGCACCGGCCTTGATCAGGGACTCCACCGTGCGCTTGTTCGACACGTGCAGCGGCACCTTGTCGAGGAAGTGGTGGAACGACGTGAAGCGCTCGTCCTGCCGGGCATTCACGATGCCCTCGACCACGTTGCTGCCGACGTTGCGGACGGCGCCGAGGCCGAAGCGGATGTCGTCGCCGACTGCCGCGAAGAAGTTGATCGACTCGGAGACGTCGGGCGGGAGCACCTTGATGCCCATGCGGCGGCACTCGTTCAGGTACAACGCCATCTTGTCCTTGGAGTCGCCGACGCTGGTGAGGAGCGCAGCCATGTACTCGGCCGGGTAGTGCGCCTTGAGGTAGGCGGTCCAGTACGAGACGACGCCGTACGCCGCGGAGTGCGCTTTGTTGAAGGCGTAGTCGGAGAACGGGAGCAGGATCTCCCAGAGCGCGTTCACCGCTCCATCGGAGTAGCCGTTCGCGTGCATTCCCGCCTGGAAGCCCTCGAACTGCTTGTCCAGCTCCGACTTCTTCTTCTTGCCCATCGCGCGACGAAGGATGTCTGCTTGACCGAGCGAGAAGCCGGCGACACGCTGGGCGATCGCCATGACCTGCTCTTGATAGATGATCAGACCGTAGGACTCCTCGAGGATGTCGGCGAGCGACTCCTCGAACTCCGGGTGGATCGGCGTGATCGGCTGCGCACCGTTCTTGCGAAGCGCGTAGTTCGTGTGCGAGTTCGCACCCATGGGCCCAGGACGGTACAGAGCGATGAGCGCCGAGATGTCACCGAAGTTGTCAGGCCGCATGAGGCGCATGAGCGAACGCATGGGTCCGCCGTCGAGCTGGAACACGCCGAGGGACTCTCCCCGTCCGAGCAGGTCGTACGCCCCCTGATCGTCCAGCGCGAGGTGCTCGAGGTCGAGCTCCTCACCACGGTTCGTGCGGATGTTGTCGAGCGCATCGGAGATGATCGTCAGGTTGCGCAGCCCGAGGAAGTCCATCTTGATCAGGCCGAGCGACTCGCACGACGGATAATCGAACTGCGTGACGATCTGGCCGTCCTGCTCGCGACGCATGATCGGGATGATGTCGAGCAGCGGCTCCGACGACATGATCACACCGGCCGCGTGCACGCCCCACTGGCGCTTCAGCCCCTCGAGGCCGATGGCACGATCGAATACCGTCTTCGCTTCGGGATCGGTATCGATCAACGCGCGGAACTCGCTCGCCTCCTTGTACCGAGGGTGCGAGGAGTCGAACATGCCGTCGAGGGGCATGTCCTTGCCCATCACGGGCGGCGGCATCGCCTTGGTGAGACGCTCCCCCATGCTGAACGGGAATCCGAGCACGCGACCCGCGTCCTTCAGCGCCTGCTTGGACTTGATGGTGCCGTAGGTGACGATCTGCGCGACGCGCTCGGAACCGTACTTCGCCGTGACGTAGTCGATGACCTCGCCACGACGACGGTCATCGAAGTCGACGTCGAAGTCAGGCATCGAGACGCGGTCGGGGTTGAGGAACCGCTCGAAGATCAGGCCGTGCTCGAGCGGGTCGAGGTCGGTGATCTTCATGGCGTAGGCGACCATGGATCCGGCACCGGAACCACGGCCGGGACCGACCCGGATGCCGTTGTCCTTCGCCCAGTTGATGAAGTCGGCGACCACCAGGAAGTAGCCGGGGAAGCCCATCTGGAGGATGATGCCGGTCTCATACTCGGCCTGCTTGCGCACCTTGTCGGGGATGCCGGCGGGGTACCGGTAGTGCAGGCCGTCCTCGACCTCCTTGATGAGCCAGCTGTCCTCGGTCTCGCCGTCGGGCACGGGGAACCGGGGCATGTAGTTCGCCGCCGTGTTGAACTCGACCTCGCAGCGCTCGGCGATCAACAGCGTGTTGTCGCAGGCCTCGGGGTGGTCGCGGAAGAGCTGCCGCATCTCGGCGGCGGTCTTGATGTAGTACCCGTCGCCGTCGAACTTGAAGCGGTTCGGATCGTCCATGGTCGAACCGGACTGCACGCAGAGCAGAGCGGCGTGCGCGTCGGCCTCGTGCTGGTGCGTGTAGTGCGAGTCGTTGGTGCCGACCAGCGGGATGTTCAGGTCTTTCGCGAGACGCAGCAGATCGGTCATCACCCGCCGCTCGATCGACAGACCGTGGTCCATGATCTCGGCGAAGTAGTTCTCTTTGCCGAAGAGATCCTGGAACTCGGCGGCAGCGGCTCGGGCCGCGTCGTACTGTCCGAGGCGAAGACGCGTCTGGATCTCGCCGGAAGGGCATCCGGTCGTCGCGATCAGGCCCTTCGAGTACGTCTGGAGCAGTTCGCGGTCCATGCGCGGCTTGAAGTAGTAGCCCTCCATGCTCGACCGTGAGCTGAGCCGGAAGAGGTTGTGCATCCCCTCGGTGCTCTGACTCCACATCGTCATGTGGGTGTAGGCACCGGAGCCCGAGACGTCGTCGCTCTTCTGGTCGGGAGAGCCCCACTGCACTCGCGTCTTGTCACTGCGGTGGGTGCCGGGGGTGACATACGCCTCCAGGCCGATGATGGGCTTCACGCCCGCCGCATTGGCGGCTTTGTAGAACTCGAAGGCGGCGAAAGTGTTGCCGTGGTCGGTCACAGCGATGGCCGGCATGCCGTACTCTGCGGCGGCCTGAGTCATGGATCCGATCTTCGCCGCGCCGTCCAGCATCGAGTACTCGCTGTGGACGTGCAGGTGGACGAAGGAGTCGGATGCCATGGGTTCGATTCTACGGCGAGGCCCCGACATCGGAGGTCGATGTCGGGGCCCGTGAGCAGCCGGGTAAGCCCGGTGTCATCCCTCCGGTTGGAGACGCACGCCTTCCGGCGCGGAATCCACGATCGAGATCTCGAGGGAGCCGTGCGACTCGGGCGTGTCCAGCGACCCGCGTCCCACCATCAGCCCCCGCCGCATGTCGATGGTGACGGTCTCCATCCAGTTGCTCTCGCCACCGTCCGGGATCGCGACGGTCGTGAAATCGCCGTCCTCGGAGACCACCTTGGCGCCGGGAAGGAGCGCCATGGTCTGGAACATCGCCGCCCGCAGGTCGGCGGGCGCGAGGTTGAAATCGACCGGCTCGGTCAACCGCGGCGGGGCGTATCCGGACTCCGGCTCGTAGGTGGCCAACCATTCCCGCAACGCCTCGGGCTCCCGGGGCATCTCGTCATACAACCGGGACATCGGGCTCAGGTGGTAGTAGTGCGTCTCCCAGCCGTCTCCTCCCATGATGCGGCCGCCGGGGTGGGCGACGATGTCAGGCATCTTTTCACCTCCGGACAGCTCCTGCTCTTCGATCCGGCTCGTCCACTCGGGCGCGGAGACGTCTGTGATCCGCTCGGCATCGGTGTTGTCCTCGATCCAGTCCGCGCTTCGATCGGCTGGGACGTAGAGCGTCCGCGTGCGGGACAGCGTGTAGGTGACATCGATCTCCGTCCCCTCTTCCGGGACGAAGCCCCGCATCGGTTGCGCCCATGTCTCGGAGATGCGGATGTACTGCCCGGGAGCCGGCGTCAGTGCCTCCGTCGTGAGCGTGACCTCGGCCGCTTCTGTCAGCACGTCAGCAGCGGAGGCGATCGGTGCGCTCGGAGGAGCCACCACGGATCCGACCACGATCGCCGTGACCGCCGCCCCCGTAACCAGGCCGCCGATGCCGATGCCGGTCCAGGCGCGACGGCGCCGACGGCGGGCTCCCGGCGCAAGGCCCCCCGCGATCTCACGGTTCAGCAGCCGACGGGCCTTCTGCACCGACGCTTCTTCCACACGGGCCTCGTCGGCCCCGATCTCACGCACTCGCTCCAAAAGCAGCATCGTTCTCCTCCTTCGCCATCCAGGTCAATCGGGCCGCGGAGTGCGACCCAGGCGGTGCGAGCTTGCGGCGGACGCGGTTCAATCGCGATCGAACCGTCCCCACGGGGACGCCCAGCGCTTCGGCGATCTGCTCGTACGTGAGGTCTCCCCAGGCGTGCAGCAGCAGCGTGTCGCGGTCACGGGTGGCCAGAGCCGCGATCCGAGGCGCCAGTCGTCGCAGTGCGGCATCGGCATCGAGACGCGCGTCCGCCATCGCATGCTCCGGCTCCTGAGCCACGGCATCTGCCGAGGATGATGCCTGGAACGCCCTCCACTGACGTGCTTCATCGGCCCGATGGCTCTTGACCACCTTCGTCGCGATACCGAGCAGCCACGGACGTGCGGAATCCCAGCAGATGTCGAACGTGGCGCGGCGCCGGAAGGCGACCAGGAACGTCTCGCTGAGGACGTCATCGACGGCATCGGCACCGACTCGTCGCCGAATGTAGCCGCCGACGGGTCGGACGTGCCGCTCGAAGATCTCGGAGAACACTCCGGGTTCATCGAGCGACCGCTGAATGATCTCGCTGTCTGTACTCACACTGGGTATTGCCCCGGAGCGCGAAAACGGTTCACGGAATCTTCGTCAGTCTCATCCATTCTTCAGATCGAGCCGCATCAGCACCCGCGGAAAGCCGTCGAGCACCGACCCGGTATCGGCCGCTTTCGTGAAACCCGCGCTCTCGAAGAGCGCCCTCGTGCCGACGTAGGCCATCGTCAGGTTCACTCGCTCGGAGCCGTTGTCGACCGGATACGCCTCGATCGCCGGAGCGCCGCGCTCCTTCGCATAGGCGGCAGCCCCCTCGATCAGCGCGTGCGAGATGCCTTGCTTGCGGTGCCCTGGACGCACGCGGATGCACCACAACGACCAGACGTCGAGGTCGTCGATGTGTGGGATCAGCCGATTGCGCGCGAAGCTCGTGCCGCTGCGCGGATACACAGCCGCCCACCCGACCGGCTCGTGCTCCAGGTAGGCGATCACCCCCGGCGGCGGATCCTCATGGCACAGCTCCCGTACTCGATCAGCGCGTGCGGGGCCCTTCAGGGCGACGTTCTCCTTACTGCCGATGCGGTAGCTCAGGCAGAAGCACACGTTCGACGTCTGCTTCTTCGGCCCCACGAGCGTCGCGACGTCGTCGAACTCGGTCGCGGGGCGAACCTCGATGTCCATGCGACCAGTGTCGCGCACACCGCCGACAACGTGCCGCAGTTCGGGCTACTCGCCGCGCAGCACGTCGAGCGCGTGCCGGAAATCCGCGGGATACGGCGACTCGAACTGCACCCAGTCGCCCGTGGCCGGGTGCGCGAAGCCGAGCTTGTGCGCGTGCAGCCACTGGCGGGTCAGGCCCAGCCGCGCGGACAGCGTCGGGTCCGCGCCATAGAGCGGATCCCCGACGCACGGATGCCGATGCGCGGCCATGTGCACGCGGATCTGGTGCGTGCGCCCGGTCTCGAGGTGGATCTCGAGGAGCGACGCGCCGGGGAAGGCCTCCAGCGTCTCGTAGTGCGTCACGGAGGGCTTGCCGTCGGGGACGACGGCGAACTTCCAGGAGTGGTTCGGGTGGCGACCGATCGGTGCATCGATAGTGCCGGCCAACGGATCCGGATGGCCCTGCACGACGGCGTGGTAGATCTTCTCGACCGTGCGCTCCTTGAACGCCCGCTTGAGAGCCGTGTACGCCTGCTCGGACTTGGCGACGACCATCAGTCCGCTGGTACCGACATCCAGTCGATGCACCACACCCTGCCGTTCCGGAGCACCGGTGGTGGCGACGCGGAAACCTGCGGCGGCGAGTGCGCCGACGACGGTGGGCCCCTCCCACCCGAGCGAGGGGTGAGCGGCGACTCCGGTCGGCTTGTCCACGACCACGATGTCATCGTCGTCGTAGACGATGCCGAGTTCCGGCACCGCGATGGGGACGACCTTCGGCCCCTCCTTGGGGGCCCACTCGACCTCGAGCCACGCGCCACCGCGCAGCCGGTCGGACTTGTCGAGGGTCACGCCGTCCAGACGCACCCCGCCGGCAGCGGCGACGTCGGCGGCGAAAGTGCGCGAGAAGCCCAGCATCTTGGCCAGGCCAGCATCGACGCGTGCGCCTTCCAAGCCGTCAGGTACGGGAAGAGACCGCGATTCCACGGGTCAGCGTCCTTCTGCGGCCGGTGCGCTGTCTTCAGTGGTGGCGTCGGTCCTGCTATCCGTGAGGGACGCGTCGACAGCGCCCGCACGAGTGTTCGCGGCGTCAGCGATCGCTGCCGCCTCCGCTTCCTCCTCGGTCTCGACCGCGACGTGATCGCGCTCACGTGAGCCGTCGAATCGCAGGCCGAAGACCACGAGAAGCGCGACGGAGATCATGCCCGTGACGATGAACACGTCGGCGACGTTGAAGATCGCCGGCATCATCCACGGCATCGAGATCATATCGACGACATGGCCGACGGGGAATCCCGGTTCGCGGAACAGACGGTCACCGAGGTTACCGAGCACTCCGCCCAGCAGACAGCCGAGAACGACGGCCCAGAGACGCGAGCGCAGCCCGAACGCCTTCCAGATGATCACGGCCGCCACCACCGACAACGCGATGGTGAAGATCCAGGTGACCTCGGAGCCGAGCGAGAACGCTGCTCCGGGGTTTCGCACGTAGTACAGCTGGAGGAACTCTCCGAGCACGGGCACGGGCTCCTGCAGCGGCAGGTTCGTGATCGTGAGGTACTTCACAAACTGATCGGCGGCCAGGACGACCGCTGCGAGAATCGCAACGATCGCACCGGCCGCCGACCGACGAAGGGGACGACGTCGTGTCAAGACCTACGACCTACAGTCCGATCGCGGAGACCGGCGTGGAGTCCGTGGACGCCGACTTCTCGTCGAGGTCGCGAAGCTGACCCTCGATGTAGCCGCGCAGCTGCGAACGGTAGTCGCGCTCGAAGTTGCGGAGCTCGGTGATGCGGGCCTCGAGCGTGTTGCGCTCGCGTTCCAGACGGGCGGCCTCTTCACGCTGCTTGGCCTCGGCCTCGCTGCGGATGCGGTTCACCTCGTTCTCGGCGTCGGCGATCAGCTGGTTGCGCTTCGCCTCACCCTCGGCGACGTGCTCGTCGTGCAGGCGCTGGGCAAGCTCGATGATGCCGGCGGTGGCAGTGGCGGACACCGTGGGTGCCGGCTCTGCCGGGGTCTCGACGGCAGCAGCCGGAGCAGGTGCGGGGACCTCGGCGACGGGCGCCTCGGCGGCCGGAGCGGCAGCAGGAGCCTCACCCGACTCGTATGCGGCCAGCTTGGCCTTCAGCTCGACGTTCTCCTCGAGCGCCTTGCGCCACTCGATGACGATCTCGTCGAGGAAGTCGTCCACCTCATCGGGGTCGAACCCGTCCTTGAAGCGGACGTGCTGGAACTGCTTGGTGACGACGTCATCCGGGGTAAGTGCCATGAGTGGCTCCTCTTTCGATGAGTTCGGTTGCCAGTTTTGTATGGCGCGGTCGTGATGTGGCGCGAACCCGGGGGGCGCACCTGGGTGCCAGCATAGCCCCCGCACCTTTGTGGCGCGATGACGCGACACCCGAAGAGGGCGAACTCGCGGTTCAGATGAACAGTCTGACGATGTTCATCAGAATCAACACGATGAGCATCGTGAGCGCGAATCCGAAGTCGAGCGAGAGAGACCCGATACGCAGAGGAGGGATGATCCGCCGGAAGAACCGGATCGGCGGGTCGGTCAACGTGTACACGGCTTCGGCAGCGACGAGACCGAATCCCTTAGGACGCCATTCCCGGTTGAACAGCGGGATGTAGTCGAGGATCAGGCGCGCGAAGAGCACGAAGATGTAGAGCAGCAGAACCAGGTGGACGATGCTCGCGACGACGGAGAGCAGTTGCACGGGCTACGACTGGTCGAAGCCCGCAGACTCGGCGTCTGCGTGGGCGATGCCGCCGTGACCCGACACCGCGATGTTCTCCGGCGAGAGCAGGAAGACCTTCGAGGTGACGCGCTCGATGCGGCCGTAGAGGCCGAGCGAGAGACCACTGGCGAAGTCGATCAGTCGACGCGCATCCGCGTCGCTCATCTGCGACAGGTTGATGATGACCGGCACGCCTTCGCGGAAGCTCTCCGCGATGAGCTGCGCGTCGCGGTACTGCTTCGGGTGCACGGTGAGGATCTCGTTCACAGCGCCTGCCGCAGGCTGTCGCACGGCGACAGGTCGACGCAGCGGGGTGACCGGAGCCGGAGCGGGCTCCTCACGGTCACGGTCGCGCTCACGGTGAGAGCGGGCGGGCGCCGGCTGCTCTTCTTCATAGGCTTCTTCCTCATCGGCGAGGCCGAGATACACCATGGTCTTCTTCAGCGGGTTACCCATCGTGTCCTCCGGTTCGAACGTTCGGGCTGGTCTGGTTAGAGGTTAGCCCCGGGCGGGCCGGGGTCCCGTGATTGCGGAGCCGATCCGCAGGTGTGTCGCGCCTGCGGCGATGGCTTCGACGAAGTCGCCTGTCATCCCCGCGGATATCCACGTAGCGTCAGGAGCGAGTGCTCGAACGCGATCCGCCACGTCGTGCAGACGGGCGAAGGCGGATGCCGGTTCCTCATCGAGTGGTGCCACGGCCATCACTCCACGCAGGCGCAGCGATGGCAGCGAGAGAACATGCTCCGCGAGCGCGGTCGCGTCCGCAGGAGCGACTCCCCCGCGCCCCTCGTCGGCGGTGAGGTTGATCTGCACCAGCACGTCGAGCACGTCGTCGCTGTCGGCCGCTCGGTCCAGGGAATCCGCCAGGCGGTCGCGGTCGATCGAGTGGACGACGTCGGCGCTGCGACGGATCGACGCGGCCTTGTTGGTCTGCGCCTGGCCGATGAAGTGCCACCGCAGATCGAGCTGCGTGAGCTCGCCCTGCTTCGATGTGAGCTCCTGCTGCCGGTTCTCCCCGACTTCCCGGACTCCCAGCTCGCGCAGCTCACGCACGAGGGACGCCGGATGGAACTTCGTCACGACGATCCGGGTGATCTCGGCAGGGTCACGGCCGGCGAGCCGCGCGGCGTCGGCGATCCGTGTGTCGATCGCCGACAGCCGCGCTGCCAGGCTCGGAGACTGCTGAGCCTGGTCGAGCGTCACTTCAGGAATTCGGGGATGTCGATGTCGTCATCGGCGAATGCCGGCTCGATGCTGGTCGCCGTCACGCGCTGCGGGGTGGGCTCGGACTCCGTGGCACCGGCGGCGGGTGCCGCCGTGTCGTCGGAGAGCGCCACCTCGGGCAGCGTCGCGGCAGGGCGGCTCACGACCATCGGGTCCAGCCGCAGCGAGGGCTCGCCGCCGTCAAAGCCTGCCGCGATCACTGTCACGCGCACCTCGTCGCCGAGGCTGTCGTCGATGACGGTACCGAAGATGATGTTCGCCTCCGGGTGCGCCGCCTCTTTGACGAGGTCAGCCGCATCATGGATCTCGAAGATGCCGAGGTTGGATCCACCCTGGATGGAGAGCAGCACACCGTGCGCACCTTCGATGCTCGCCTCCAGCAGCGGAGACTCGACCGCCAGCTCTGCAGCCTTGATTGCTCGATCGGCGCCGCGTGCGGAACCGATACCCATGAGCGCGGAACCCGCGCCCTGCATGACCGACTTGACGTCGGCGAAGTCGAGGTTGATCAGACCGGGCGTCGTGATCAGGTCGGTGATGCCCTGCACACCGGCGAGGAGCACCTGGTCGGCGGTCGCGAACGCCTCGATCATCGAGATGCCGCGGTCGCTGATCTCGAGGAGACGGTCGTTCGGCACCACGATAAGGGTGTCGACCTCTTCCTTGAGCTTCGCGACGCCCGCTTCGGCCTGGCTCTGACGGCGACGGCCTTCGAACGAGAACGGCTTCGTGACGACACCGATCGTGAGGGCGCCGATCGACTTCGCGATGCGAGCGACGACCGGGGCTCCACCCGTTCCGGTGCCACCGCCTTCACCGGCGGTCACGAAGACCATGTCGGCGCCGGTGAGCGCCTGCTCGATCTCCTCGGCGTGGTCTTCTGCGGCACGACGACCCACCTCGGGGTCGGCGCCGGCACCGAGACCGCGCGTGAGTTCGCGACCGACGTCGAGCTTGACGTCGGCGTCGCTCATGAGCAGTGCCTGCGCGTCGGTGTTGACGGCGATGAACTCGACTCCGCGGAGACCGAGATCGATCATGCGGTTGACGGCGTTGACGCCGCCACCGCCGACGCCGACGACCTTGATCACGGCGAGGTAGTTCTGGTTCTGGCTCATGGCCGGCCTCCGATTAGTCGAGCCTTGGAAGTGGGTGAACCTTAAACCTCAACTAGAGGTGTAAAGTATTTCCCGGTATTGCGTTCTCTTGATCGAAGGTAAGCGCCGTGCGAGCTCGCGGGCGCAGCGTTCTGGGCGTGTCGCTTCATTCCTTGCGGAATGCGCCGCCACTGCACGTTCTGCGTGCCGGGGAAGCCTCGAATCCCGCCGCGGAAGTCCGTCTCGCTAGCCGACGACGGCAGTCTCGGCGGACGAGACAT
It encodes:
- the lspA gene encoding signal peptidase II, with product MTRRRPLRRSAAGAIVAILAAVVLAADQFVKYLTITNLPLQEPVPVLGEFLQLYYVRNPGAAFSLGSEVTWIFTIALSVVAAVIIWKAFGLRSRLWAVVLGCLLGGVLGNLGDRLFREPGFPVGHVVDMISMPWMMPAIFNVADVFIVTGMISVALLVVFGLRFDGSRERDHVAVETEEEAEAAAIADAANTRAGAVDASLTDSRTDATTEDSAPAAEGR
- a CDS encoding cell division protein SepF, whose protein sequence is MGNPLKKTMVYLGLADEEEAYEEEQPAPARSHRERDRDREEPAPAPVTPLRRPVAVRQPAAGAVNEILTVHPKQYRDAQLIAESFREGVPVIINLSQMSDADARRLIDFASGLSLGLYGRIERVTSKVFLLSPENIAVSGHGGIAHADAESAGFDQS
- the dnaE gene encoding DNA polymerase III subunit alpha, with amino-acid sequence MASDSFVHLHVHSEYSMLDGAAKIGSMTQAAAEYGMPAIAVTDHGNTFAAFEFYKAANAAGVKPIIGLEAYVTPGTHRSDKTRVQWGSPDQKSDDVSGSGAYTHMTMWSQSTEGMHNLFRLSSRSSMEGYYFKPRMDRELLQTYSKGLIATTGCPSGEIQTRLRLGQYDAARAAAAEFQDLFGKENYFAEIMDHGLSIERRVMTDLLRLAKDLNIPLVGTNDSHYTHQHEADAHAALLCVQSGSTMDDPNRFKFDGDGYYIKTAAEMRQLFRDHPEACDNTLLIAERCEVEFNTAANYMPRFPVPDGETEDSWLIKEVEDGLHYRYPAGIPDKVRKQAEYETGIILQMGFPGYFLVVADFINWAKDNGIRVGPGRGSGAGSMVAYAMKITDLDPLEHGLIFERFLNPDRVSMPDFDVDFDDRRRGEVIDYVTAKYGSERVAQIVTYGTIKSKQALKDAGRVLGFPFSMGERLTKAMPPPVMGKDMPLDGMFDSSHPRYKEASEFRALIDTDPEAKTVFDRAIGLEGLKRQWGVHAAGVIMSSEPLLDIIPIMRREQDGQIVTQFDYPSCESLGLIKMDFLGLRNLTIISDALDNIRTNRGEELDLEHLALDDQGAYDLLGRGESLGVFQLDGGPMRSLMRLMRPDNFGDISALIALYRPGPMGANSHTNYALRKNGAQPITPIHPEFEESLADILEESYGLIIYQEQVMAIAQRVAGFSLGQADILRRAMGKKKKSELDKQFEGFQAGMHANGYSDGAVNALWEILLPFSDYAFNKAHSAAYGVVSYWTAYLKAHYPAEYMAALLTSVGDSKDKMALYLNECRRMGIKVLPPDVSESINFFAAVGDDIRFGLGAVRNVGSNVVEGIVNARQDERFTSFHHFLDKVPLHVSNKRTVESLIKAGAFDTMGDTRRALMEVHEDAVEAAVDRKRNEAQGAIGFDFDSLYDGMEEAAPAKVPARPEWIKKDKLAFEREMLGLYVSDHPLAGLEVPLAKHASISIHDLNNSEDLQDGDQVTVAGLVTSVQHRVAKASGNPYGMITVEDFNGEVTVMFMGKTYTEFQHTLQQDSILAVRGRVSRRDDGLNLHAQSAFSPDIGSFDAAGPLSLVLAEQRATERVMSELAEILRRHNGDTEVMLRVHRGGTAKVFEVPMPVKVTADLFGDLKSLLGPNCLG
- a CDS encoding RluA family pseudouridine synthase translates to MESRSLPVPDGLEGARVDAGLAKMLGFSRTFAADVAAAGGVRLDGVTLDKSDRLRGGAWLEVEWAPKEGPKVVPIAVPELGIVYDDDDIVVVDKPTGVAAHPSLGWEGPTVVGALAAAGFRVATTGAPERQGVVHRLDVGTSGLMVVAKSEQAYTALKRAFKERTVEKIYHAVVQGHPDPLAGTIDAPIGRHPNHSWKFAVVPDGKPSVTHYETLEAFPGASLLEIHLETGRTHQIRVHMAAHRHPCVGDPLYGADPTLSARLGLTRQWLHAHKLGFAHPATGDWVQFESPYPADFRHALDVLRGE
- a CDS encoding YggT family protein yields the protein MQLLSVVASIVHLVLLLYIFVLFARLILDYIPLFNREWRPKGFGLVAAEAVYTLTDPPIRFFRRIIPPLRIGSLSLDFGFALTMLIVLILMNIVRLFI
- a CDS encoding YggS family pyridoxal phosphate-dependent enzyme, which encodes MTLDQAQQSPSLAARLSAIDTRIADAARLAGRDPAEITRIVVTKFHPASLVRELRELGVREVGENRQQELTSKQGELTQLDLRWHFIGQAQTNKAASIRRSADVVHSIDRDRLADSLDRAADSDDVLDVLVQINLTADEGRGGVAPADATALAEHVLSLPSLRLRGVMAVAPLDEEPASAFARLHDVADRVRALAPDATWISAGMTGDFVEAIAAGATHLRIGSAITGPRPARG
- a CDS encoding DivIVA domain-containing protein; this encodes MALTPDDVVTKQFQHVRFKDGFDPDEVDDFLDEIVIEWRKALEENVELKAKLAAYESGEAPAAAPAAEAPVAEVPAPAPAAAVETPAEPAPTVSATATAGIIELAQRLHDEHVAEGEAKRNQLIADAENEVNRIRSEAEAKQREEAARLERERNTLEARITELRNFERDYRSQLRGYIEGQLRDLDEKSASTDSTPVSAIGL
- a CDS encoding RNA polymerase sigma factor → MSTDSEIIQRSLDEPGVFSEIFERHVRPVGGYIRRRVGADAVDDVLSETFLVAFRRRATFDICWDSARPWLLGIATKVVKSHRADEARQWRAFQASSSADAVAQEPEHAMADARLDADAALRRLAPRIAALATRDRDTLLLHAWGDLTYEQIAEALGVPVGTVRSRLNRVRRKLAPPGSHSAARLTWMAKEENDAAFGASA
- the ftsZ gene encoding cell division protein FtsZ — encoded protein: MSQNQNYLAVIKVVGVGGGGVNAVNRMIDLGLRGVEFIAVNTDAQALLMSDADVKLDVGRELTRGLGAGADPEVGRRAAEDHAEEIEQALTGADMVFVTAGEGGGTGTGGAPVVARIAKSIGALTIGVVTKPFSFEGRRRQSQAEAGVAKLKEEVDTLIVVPNDRLLEISDRGISMIEAFATADQVLLAGVQGITDLITTPGLINLDFADVKSVMQGAGSALMGIGSARGADRAIKAAELAVESPLLEASIEGAHGVLLSIQGGSNLGIFEIHDAADLVKEAAHPEANIIFGTVIDDSLGDEVRVTVIAAGFDGGEPSLRLDPMVVSRPAATLPEVALSDDTAAPAAGATESEPTPQRVTATSIEPAFADDDIDIPEFLK
- a CDS encoding GNAT family N-acetyltransferase, translating into MDIEVRPATEFDDVATLVGPKKQTSNVCFCLSYRIGSKENVALKGPARADRVRELCHEDPPPGVIAYLEHEPVGWAAVYPRSGTSFARNRLIPHIDDLDVWSLWCIRVRPGHRKQGISHALIEGAAAYAKERGAPAIEAYPVDNGSERVNLTMAYVGTRALFESAGFTKAADTGSVLDGFPRVLMRLDLKNG